A stretch of the Duncaniella dubosii genome encodes the following:
- a CDS encoding metallophosphoesterase family protein, producing MKEAIALLINDIHVNKDNIAEFNKNWDEMLSVCQREGVEEVVIAGDMFTTRAAQTLSTLLAVKAALTKAVSQGVYVTIGEGNHDKTDQEAIEGYNHLWTGLQGIEVVDVYKALVWDGCDFCLLLMSYFPENGSFLDKLEAAVNNTLEQYPQFTKNDIILYIHEGVHGALGDFEIDGELPQAPLLDFKAVLCGHYHNRVKIKNTNIEYIGSSRQGNFGEDEEKGYTLLYADGSYGFVKNEVNTRYQTIELDAKSVEKFTLDKDDRYKYKVKVKCDDKQAKMLDKQKLIDLGFHKVEVVAASNLPNESAAADIHEKYDKQGIKKEYQNYCNENAIDSKLGIKYLEG from the coding sequence ATGAAAGAGGCTATTGCTTTGTTAATAAACGATATACACGTTAACAAAGACAACATAGCTGAGTTCAATAAGAACTGGGATGAAATGTTGTCAGTGTGTCAACGTGAAGGGGTCGAGGAAGTCGTTATCGCCGGTGATATGTTCACTACCAGGGCCGCTCAAACACTTTCTACCTTACTTGCCGTTAAAGCAGCTTTGACCAAAGCTGTGAGCCAAGGTGTCTATGTGACAATAGGCGAAGGCAATCATGATAAAACTGATCAAGAAGCCATTGAAGGATATAATCACCTATGGACTGGATTACAGGGTATTGAGGTGGTAGATGTCTATAAGGCTTTGGTTTGGGATGGATGTGACTTCTGTCTGCTTCTTATGAGCTATTTCCCTGAGAATGGTTCATTTTTGGATAAACTGGAAGCGGCTGTTAATAACACTCTCGAACAATATCCACAATTCACTAAAAACGACATCATCCTTTATATCCATGAAGGAGTGCATGGTGCGTTAGGTGATTTTGAAATAGACGGAGAATTACCCCAGGCTCCTTTACTCGATTTCAAGGCCGTACTATGCGGACACTATCATAATCGGGTCAAAATCAAAAATACCAATATTGAATACATCGGTTCATCACGCCAGGGTAACTTTGGTGAAGATGAAGAGAAGGGTTATACCCTTTTGTATGCCGATGGATCCTATGGTTTTGTCAAGAATGAAGTCAACACCAGGTATCAGACTATTGAACTGGATGCTAAGAGTGTTGAGAAATTCACTCTGGATAAAGATGATCGCTACAAGTATAAAGTCAAGGTAAAATGCGATGACAAGCAGGCAAAAATGCTTGATAAGCAGAAACTTATTGACTTAGGCTTTCACAAGGTTGAAGTTGTGGCGGCCAGCAATTTACCTAATGAATCAGCTGCTGCTGATATTCACGA